The Astyanax mexicanus isolate ESR-SI-001 chromosome 7, AstMex3_surface, whole genome shotgun sequence genome has a window encoding:
- the pwwp2b gene encoding PWWP domain-containing protein 2B, which translates to MLCNCPGGADGVIPCPCVASRALLGEGDQELRPTRAPPAAEIEQRQAGHAGHLDSGSMEAVAEELRAGSRIPVTIEQIVNDTLVVTLTYRERNYTGILLECSKKTGLFCLPDVVGKTEEPFTSKQECEVLNEEPCSKPPIQPAQRPKDENTEPEKTPCAPIPVPVLPGQTTYPPYFEGAPFPQPMWVRHTYNQWVPQPPPRPIKRKKRRSREPGRMTMSTIRLRPRQVLCEKCKNTVTSDEDSKDGSTVAKTSRKENAPQGEEHTKEAHLKGQRKEDGDTTKESKRREDAPGYESKRFRKERKEDDKFTCSDIVPHSPVIKISYSTPQGKGEVMKIPSRVHGSVKPFCPKQLMQNGEHDSSREPKKELRSPMNSIRTGLTVSIPKLKLPKLSDQDIPSPKIRLRSRGDGEERVSVYEAELVADPRRKSPRVPAPDLPKDSGEEKNPLELWSGSSGEEGERHGDLTLLINFRKRKADSSSLSVCSSDSLDESKSFSSDGTSPELCDLAPGDVSSSSSTRESQGKTVPPLTVRLHTRSMSKCLTEEGHAVTVGDVVWGKIHGFPWWPARVLSINGSRRDEGEMDAPWPEAKVSWFGSPTTSQLSVAKLSPFREFFRLRFNRRKKGMYRRAIIEAAKAVGHMSTEIASLLSHCET; encoded by the exons ATGCTCTGTAATTGCCCCGGTGGGGCTGATGGCGTCATTCCGTGCCCCTGTGTAGCTTCCCGTGCTTTGCTGGGAGAAGGGGATCAGGAGCTGAGGCCGACGCGAGCGCCTCCTGCGGCCGAGATCGAGCAGCGCCAAGCCGGACACGCCGGACACCTCGACTCGGGGAGCATGGAGGCCGTGGCGGAGGAGCTGCGGGCCGGCTCCCGGATTCCGGTGACCATCGAACAAATAGTCAACGACACGCTGGTGGTCACGCTCACGTACCGGGAGAGGAACTACACGGGCATTTTGCTCGAATGCAGCAAAAA GACTGGTTTGTTCTGCCTGCCAGATGTCGTAGGAAAGACAGAAGAACCTTTCACATCCAAACAGGAGTGTGAAGTTCTGAACGAGGAGCCATGCTCCAAACCTCCTATTCAGCCAGCACAGCGACCAAAGGATGAGAACACAGAGCCTGAAAAGACTCCATGTGCCCCCATCCCAGTCCCGGTGCTGCCAGGCCAGACTACCTACCCCCCGTACTTTGAGGGTGCACCTTTCCCTCAGCCTATGTGGGTGCGTCACACATACAACCAATGGGTGCCCCAGCCTCCACCCAGGccgatcaaaagaaagaagaggcGGTCTCGGGAGCCGGGGCGAATGACCATGAGTACCATCAGACTGCGACCGAGGCAGGTCCTTTGTGAGAAGTGTAAGAACACAGTAACCAGCGATGAAGACAGTAAAGACGGGTCCACAGTGGCAAAGACGTCCAGGAAGGAGAACGCACCACAGGGGGAAGAACATACCAAGGAAGCCCATCTCAAAGGGCAAAGGAAGGAAGATGGTGACACTACAAAGGAATCCAAGAGGCGGGAAGATGCACCAGGCTATGAGAGCAAGAGGTtcagaaaagagaggaaagaggaTGATAAGTTCACATGTAGTGACATAGTACCACACAGTCCTGTAATAAAGATATCCTACAGCACTCCACAAGGGAAAGGGGAAGTTATGAAAATCCCATCCAGAGTGCACGGTTCAGTAAAACCCTTCTGCCCCAAGCAGCTGATGCAGAATGGGGAGCACGACAGCAGTCGTGAGCCCAAGAAAGAGCTGCGATCCCCAATGAACTCCATTAGAACTGGCCTCACAGTGTCCATTCCCAAGCTCAAACTCCCAAAGCTGTCTGATCAGGACATCCCCTCACCGAAGATCCGGTTAAGGTCCCGTGGAGATGGGGAGGAGCGTGTATCTGTGTATGAGGCAGAATTAGTGGCGGATCCTCGACGAAAGAGTCCCCGGGTCCCTGCACCAGACCTGCCAAAAGACTCTGGGGAGGAAAAGAACCCGCTGGAGCTTTGGTCAGGTAGTTCGGGAGAGGAGGGTGAGCGACATGGTGATCTTACTCTGCTCATCAACTTCCGCAAGCGGAAGGCCGACTCATCCAGCCTGTCCGTATGCAGCAGTGACAGCCTAGATGAATCCAAGTCCTTTAGCTCGGACGGCACCTCTCCTGAGCTGTGTGACTTAGCACCTGGTGACGTCTCGTCATCCTCATCAACACGCGAGAGCCAAGGCAAGACGGTCCCGCCACTGACCGTGCGTCTGCACACGCGCAGCATGAGCAAATGCCTAACGGAGGAAGGACATGCAGTGACCGTGGGAGATGTTGTGTGGGGGAAGATCCATGGTTTCCCTTGGTGGCCGGCACGTGTCCTCAGCATCAACGGAAGCCGGAGGGATGAGGGCGAAATGGACGCTCCCTGGCCTGAGGCCAAGGTGTCCTGGTTTGGCTCACCAACCACCTCACAATTGTCTGTGGCCAAGCTCTCGCCCTTTCGTGAATTCTTTAGGCTACGCTTTAACCGCAGGAAGAAGGGAATGTATCGCCGTGCCATCATCGAGGCGGCCAAAGCTGTGGGCCACATGAGCACTGAGATCGCTTCCCTGCTCTCACACTGCGAGACATAG